Proteins found in one Clostridium kluyveri DSM 555 genomic segment:
- a CDS encoding tetratricopeptide repeat protein — MAFNRKKTINSNPPSKNTLKIKGIIFCILCIIAGVLITKVYYDNRYNNSNKNLQNVTTEDSVIKKADTSQVESENNRKLEQKYKEAEESFSNKQYVDTIAKADEIIREDNTFYKAYNIKGIALCYNNNYEEGMNNIDKSLNLNPDFGYARFNKALAYELYGKYEEALNWYDKALEVENYIWSYYGKASIYGRRGDVSNTVKFLKIAVDMSPDIKEIAREEEDFNPVKDSQEFQDLVK, encoded by the coding sequence ATGGCTTTTAATAGAAAGAAAACGATAAATTCTAATCCACCTAGTAAAAATACCTTGAAGATAAAAGGTATAATATTTTGTATTTTGTGTATTATAGCAGGAGTTTTAATAACCAAAGTTTATTATGATAATAGATATAATAACAGCAATAAAAATTTACAAAATGTTACCACAGAGGATTCAGTGATAAAAAAAGCAGATACCAGCCAGGTTGAAAGTGAAAATAACAGAAAATTGGAACAAAAATATAAAGAAGCGGAAGAGTCTTTTAGTAATAAACAGTATGTAGATACTATAGCTAAAGCAGATGAAATAATCCGTGAAGATAACACATTTTATAAGGCTTATAACATAAAAGGGATAGCATTATGTTATAACAACAATTATGAAGAAGGAATGAATAATATAGATAAATCTCTTAATTTAAATCCTGATTTTGGATATGCAAGGTTCAATAAAGCTCTTGCCTATGAACTTTATGGAAAATATGAAGAAGCTCTTAATTGGTATGACAAAGCTTTAGAAGTAGAAAATTATATATGGAGTTATTATGGTAAAGCAAGTATATATGGAAGGCGTGGAGATGTTTCAAATACGGTAAAATTTTTAAAAATAGCTGTAGATATGTCTCCGGATATTAAGGAAATAGCTAGAGAAGAAGAGGATTTTAATCCTGTGAAGGATTCACAAGAATTTCAGGATTTAGTAAAATAG
- a CDS encoding fumarate hydratase → MREIHISDIVKAVRKLCIDANHYLPEDVKEEIKKYAEEENWPMAKDILYKILKNIDICNNENVPMCQDTGMACVFIKIGQDVHVVGGSIEDAVNEGVRQGYIEGYLRKSIVCDPLNRINTRDNTPAVICYEIVAGDKFNITVAPKGFGSENMSQIKMLKPADGIEGVKDFIVGVVKEAGANPCPPIVVGVGIGGTFDKAANLAKKALVRPLSLRNKNKFYKDLEEELLVKINSLGIGPQGFGGKTTALAVNIETYPTHIAGLPVAVNINCHVTRHKEIEL, encoded by the coding sequence ATGAGAGAGATACATATATCTGATATAGTAAAAGCCGTAAGGAAACTTTGCATAGATGCCAACCATTATCTTCCAGAGGATGTTAAAGAAGAAATAAAAAAGTATGCAGAAGAAGAAAATTGGCCTATGGCAAAAGATATTCTGTATAAGATACTTAAGAATATAGATATATGCAATAATGAAAATGTACCTATGTGTCAGGATACAGGAATGGCCTGTGTTTTTATAAAAATTGGGCAGGATGTTCATGTAGTGGGTGGAAGTATAGAAGATGCTGTAAATGAAGGAGTCAGGCAGGGGTATATAGAAGGGTACTTAAGAAAATCCATAGTTTGTGATCCTTTAAATAGGATAAATACTAGAGATAATACTCCAGCAGTAATATGTTATGAAATAGTTGCAGGAGATAAATTTAATATAACAGTAGCTCCCAAAGGATTTGGCTCGGAAAATATGAGTCAGATTAAAATGTTAAAACCGGCAGATGGAATAGAGGGAGTCAAGGATTTTATAGTAGGTGTGGTGAAAGAGGCGGGTGCTAACCCCTGTCCTCCTATAGTAGTTGGTGTAGGTATAGGAGGTACCTTTGATAAGGCTGCAAATCTTGCTAAAAAAGCACTTGTAAGACCTTTGTCTTTAAGAAATAAAAATAAATTTTATAAAGATTTAGAAGAAGAACTCTTAGTTAAAATAAATTCTCTTGGAATAGGTCCTCAGGGATTTGGAGGTAAAACCACAGCTCTTGCAGTAAATATAGAAACTTATCCTACACATATAGCGGGATTGCCTGTAGCAGTAAATATAAATTGTCATGTTACAAGACATAAAGAAATAGAATTATAA
- the ptsP gene encoding phosphoenolpyruvate--protein phosphotransferase, with translation MKKGIPASKGYAIGRIVIKEESGLKIENTYVSNVSEEKARFERALILSKKQLEKIKTKTKHQLGKGKAEVFESHIMLLEDIEFAGAIELKIEKEHINAEKAVYDIVNLYMETFKLMKDEYIRERAMDIKDVGDRILSNLTGNITSLGNLSSNTVIAAHDLTPSDTVQLDKNKVIAFITDLGGKTSHSVIMAKAFQIPAVVGMKDITSYVKNGDLVIVDGVEGIVMVNPGKELVEKYKIKIEEYGIEKEKLKSIINLKTVTKSGKQIKLLGNIERCEDVEQVIKNGGDGIGLFRTEFLYMDRDAMPQEDEQFEAYKYVLEKMKNKPVVIRTLDIGGDKKLSYFPMEEECNPFLGYRSIRISLDRKDIFKVQLRALLRASVFGNLKIMFPMISSVEEFLQAKEVLKECMEELALEKREFNKELKVGIMVEVPAAAINADEMAKYADFFSIGTNDLIQYTLAVDRVNEKVAYLYNPMHPAVLSLIKTTIEAAHKNKKLCSMCGEMASDENAIKYLVECGLDEFSMSPQSILKIKQFIKSYC, from the coding sequence ATGAAGAAAGGTATACCAGCTTCTAAAGGTTATGCAATAGGTAGGATAGTTATAAAAGAAGAAAGTGGATTAAAAATTGAAAATACATATGTGTCAAATGTATCAGAAGAAAAAGCAAGATTTGAACGAGCATTGATTTTATCTAAAAAACAGCTTGAAAAAATAAAAACAAAAACTAAACATCAGTTGGGAAAGGGTAAAGCAGAGGTGTTCGAGAGTCACATTATGCTTTTAGAGGATATAGAATTTGCAGGTGCAATAGAATTAAAAATAGAAAAAGAACATATAAATGCAGAAAAAGCCGTTTATGATATAGTAAATTTGTATATGGAAACTTTCAAACTTATGAAAGATGAATATATAAGAGAGAGAGCAATGGATATAAAAGATGTAGGTGATAGAATACTTTCCAATCTAACAGGAAATATAACATCCTTAGGAAATTTGAGTAGTAATACAGTAATTGCAGCTCACGATCTAACACCATCAGATACAGTTCAGTTGGATAAAAATAAAGTAATAGCTTTTATTACGGATCTTGGGGGAAAGACTTCTCATAGTGTTATTATGGCGAAAGCTTTCCAAATACCTGCAGTAGTGGGTATGAAAGATATAACAAGTTATGTTAAAAATGGAGATTTGGTTATTGTAGATGGCGTAGAAGGGATAGTTATGGTAAACCCCGGCAAAGAATTAGTGGAAAAGTATAAAATTAAAATAGAAGAATATGGTATAGAAAAAGAAAAACTTAAAAGTATAATAAATTTAAAGACAGTTACGAAATCAGGAAAGCAGATAAAACTTTTAGGAAATATAGAGAGATGTGAGGATGTAGAGCAGGTCATAAAAAATGGTGGAGATGGTATAGGACTTTTTAGAACTGAATTTTTATATATGGATAGAGATGCTATGCCCCAGGAAGATGAGCAGTTTGAAGCATATAAGTATGTGCTTGAAAAGATGAAAAATAAGCCTGTAGTTATAAGAACGTTGGATATAGGTGGAGATAAAAAATTATCATACTTTCCTATGGAAGAAGAATGCAATCCTTTTTTGGGTTACAGATCCATTAGAATATCTCTTGATAGAAAGGATATATTTAAAGTTCAACTTAGAGCTCTTTTAAGAGCGTCAGTTTTTGGAAATTTAAAGATAATGTTTCCTATGATAAGTTCTGTAGAAGAATTTTTACAAGCTAAAGAAGTATTAAAAGAATGTATGGAAGAACTTGCTTTAGAAAAAAGGGAATTTAATAAGGAACTAAAAGTTGGAATAATGGTAGAAGTACCTGCTGCGGCCATAAATGCAGATGAAATGGCCAAATATGCAGATTTTTTTAGTATTGGAACTAATGATTTAATACAATATACTCTAGCTGTAGACAGAGTAAATGAAAAGGTAGCCTATCTCTATAACCCAATGCACCCAGCAGTATTATCTCTTATAAAGACCACTATAGAAGCTGCACATAAAAATAAAAAATTGTGCAGTATGTGTGGAGAAATGGCATCAGATGAGAATGCAATTAAATATTTAGTAGAATGTGGATTGGATGAATTTTCTATGAGCCCTCAATCTATATTAAAAATAAAGCAATTTATTAAAAGTTATTGTTAA
- the trxA gene encoding thioredoxin, whose amino-acid sequence MVEEIKDINFSESVKESSTPVVVDFWASWCGPCKMLSPVIEEVASELEGKAKFFKINVDENPVTAAQFKIGSIPTVMVFKDGSVVEQFIGFRPKDTIKDVLEKHI is encoded by the coding sequence ATGGTAGAGGAAATAAAAGATATAAATTTTTCAGAATCTGTTAAGGAATCATCAACTCCAGTGGTAGTTGATTTTTGGGCTTCATGGTGTGGTCCTTGCAAAATGCTTTCACCTGTTATAGAAGAGGTTGCTAGTGAACTAGAAGGAAAAGCTAAATTTTTCAAGATAAATGTAGATGAGAATCCCGTTACAGCAGCTCAATTTAAAATTGGAAGTATTCCAACTGTAATGGTGTTCAAAGATGGAAGTGTAGTGGAACAATTTATTGGTTTTAGGCCTAAAGATACAATAAAAGATGTCTTAGAAAAACACATATAA
- a CDS encoding tetratricopeptide repeat protein — translation MNKSQKIYNKALNKYNNGYINAAIKLCEESISIDIKNKASINLKGLLLYLKGDLDKAQKLWKMNYQVNGDEVAQKYLESSKKDNEKIQFYKKALGLIEEFKIDEALVLLEKCTESDFNYININNYSALCYMKKGQYAKALEKINNVLKLDVKNIEAKENIKLLENVDIISKKNNIRKVCCISFIGILIACGIFLIVNRGNKSIVSFIKFFNTGTMKAQNINYENNKKIENVNGKIDKNVKKTFPLEDMENYIKNKDYDSMYVQVMNWRSNKLNSNEENLLSEAYKLLTTEGCVYFYNLGCNYLKNKDYNNAKTYLKKSYEFGTGNELYPHIIYMLGTSFDLSGDLKGAIKYYEEYDGSFSDGSYEETVLYRLAVIYKNLNMEQSKSYAKKLVNTYPESIYNNSQINNLIN, via the coding sequence ATGAATAAATCACAGAAGATATATAATAAGGCCTTAAATAAATATAATAACGGATATATAAATGCTGCCATAAAGTTATGTGAGGAAAGTATATCTATAGATATAAAAAATAAAGCATCAATTAATCTTAAAGGGCTTTTGTTATATTTAAAAGGTGATTTGGATAAGGCACAGAAGCTTTGGAAAATGAATTATCAGGTTAATGGGGATGAAGTTGCCCAAAAATATCTTGAGAGTTCAAAGAAAGATAATGAGAAAATTCAATTCTATAAAAAAGCTCTAGGATTAATTGAGGAATTTAAAATAGATGAGGCTTTAGTATTATTAGAAAAATGTACTGAAAGTGATTTTAATTACATCAATATAAATAATTACAGTGCATTGTGCTATATGAAGAAAGGTCAATATGCTAAAGCCTTGGAGAAGATAAACAATGTACTTAAGCTGGATGTTAAAAATATTGAGGCTAAAGAAAATATAAAATTGCTTGAAAACGTGGATATAATAAGCAAAAAAAATAATATAAGAAAAGTATGTTGTATTTCCTTTATTGGTATTTTAATAGCTTGTGGTATATTTCTAATTGTGAATAGGGGCAATAAATCAATTGTAAGTTTTATAAAATTTTTTAATACAGGAACCATGAAAGCACAAAATATAAATTATGAAAATAATAAAAAAATTGAAAATGTCAATGGGAAAATTGATAAAAATGTAAAGAAGACTTTTCCTCTTGAAGATATGGAAAATTATATAAAAAATAAAGATTATGATTCTATGTATGTACAGGTTATGAACTGGAGAAGTAATAAACTGAACTCTAATGAGGAAAATTTGCTATCTGAGGCATACAAGCTTTTAACTACAGAAGGATGTGTTTATTTTTATAATTTAGGGTGTAACTATTTAAAAAATAAAGATTATAATAATGCAAAGACTTATTTAAAAAAATCCTATGAATTTGGAACAGGAAATGAATTATATCCTCATATAATTTATATGCTTGGAACTTCTTTCGATTTATCGGGAGATTTAAAAGGAGCTATAAAATATTATGAAGAATATGATGGTAGTTTTTCTGATGGAAGTTATGAAGAAACGGTGTTATATAGGCTTGCTGTCATATATAAGAATTTAAATATGGAACAATCTAAAAGCTATGCTAAAAAATTAGTAAACACTTATCCTGAATCTATTTATAATAATTCACAAATAAATAATTTAATAAATTAA
- a CDS encoding methylaspartate mutase subunit E produces MKLKNEKWPEEYFFKTRNKILNYDIKGAVDYLRKVPDYKNFSKRLIAAKEDFITLIQPGMANIPEERLGLLKYLQDEGKPDLLLVSMYNSVAQNENNSSSNLKYFIEECREICESVDLPIQGTYNTFDCKLLAEIICLCGFTSSQGGAISHNILNATNIPIEKSILDWQYCDRLVGFYEEQGISINKETFGVANYNALIPPSISNAVSIIEGLLAAEQGVKNITVGITQGGNLIQDIASIKALEEQIGEYMKDYGYKDVYITTSFHQSMLKSSEDKGKNFGTTSVGTVTAVLAGATKVVIKTSKLTKEVNSAIIRAAKMPVDILGGQRLAMSKELETEVVIIKAEVKCILDKVLELGRGDLAVGVVEAFENGVIDIPVASERYSKDGGMTSARDNTGAIRYMRFGNIPFTQELKNFNKRKMEGKNIKNKF; encoded by the coding sequence ATGAAATTAAAAAATGAAAAATGGCCGGAAGAATATTTTTTTAAAACTAGAAATAAAATATTAAATTATGATATTAAAGGTGCTGTGGATTATTTAAGAAAGGTGCCAGATTATAAAAATTTTTCGAAGAGACTTATAGCAGCAAAAGAGGATTTTATAACTTTAATACAACCAGGAATGGCTAACATACCAGAGGAACGGCTTGGATTATTAAAATATTTACAAGATGAAGGTAAACCAGACTTACTTTTGGTCAGTATGTACAATAGCGTAGCGCAAAATGAAAATAATAGTTCTTCAAATTTAAAATACTTTATCGAAGAATGTAGAGAAATATGTGAATCTGTTGATTTGCCTATTCAAGGTACATATAATACTTTTGATTGTAAACTTCTAGCAGAAATAATTTGTTTGTGTGGTTTTACATCTAGTCAAGGAGGAGCAATATCTCATAATATACTTAATGCAACAAATATACCTATAGAAAAATCTATTCTAGACTGGCAATATTGCGATAGATTAGTCGGATTTTACGAAGAACAGGGTATATCCATAAATAAGGAGACTTTTGGAGTGGCTAACTATAATGCTTTGATTCCTCCAAGTATTTCAAATGCAGTATCTATAATAGAAGGACTGCTTGCAGCAGAACAAGGTGTTAAGAATATAACCGTAGGAATAACACAAGGGGGGAATTTGATTCAGGATATAGCATCTATAAAAGCTTTAGAAGAACAGATAGGGGAATATATGAAAGATTATGGATATAAAGATGTTTATATAACTACATCATTTCATCAAAGTATGTTAAAATCTTCAGAGGATAAAGGGAAGAATTTTGGAACTACATCTGTAGGAACAGTTACAGCAGTTTTAGCAGGAGCTACAAAGGTTGTAATAAAGACCTCCAAATTAACTAAAGAAGTTAATAGTGCCATAATACGTGCTGCAAAAATGCCAGTAGATATTTTAGGTGGACAAAGGCTTGCTATGTCTAAGGAATTAGAAACAGAGGTAGTTATAATTAAAGCAGAAGTAAAGTGTATATTAGACAAGGTTTTAGAATTGGGAAGGGGAGATCTAGCTGTAGGAGTGGTAGAAGCTTTTGAAAATGGGGTCATAGACATTCCTGTGGCTTCTGAGAGATATAGTAAAGATGGAGGGATGACTTCTGCCAGAGATAACACAGGAGCAATAAGGTATATGAGATTTGGTAATATACCTTTTACACAAGAACTAAAAAATTTTAATAAGAGAAAGATGGAAGGTAAGAATATCAAAAATAAATTTTAA
- a CDS encoding GntR family transcriptional regulator, which yields MSTIDIKINKDSSVPLYLQIKKQIINLLKRNILKVGDKMPTERELSDKLKVSRNTISTAYNELEQEGILRSYQGRGTFVEGELNIWKIQNIKQKIIKFIDLGFEEAVRIGMDVDEFLEVITQRVREKRDFMSKITAIYVECNIEQAEIFGKQLMENTDMNIVSVTLEDISKGSNEINKVIEKSQIIITTFNHVNEVTMLTKKFQKEIIGVSINVDLETIVKIARYPEETKFAFICISNEFMFKARGALEKAGLHNINMQFTNTMNKQELLKIINSSDVLVVSPGRYKDVKLYDVNHKHIMKFLYNVDDNSIRDLKSKIIELKYNK from the coding sequence GTGAGTACCATAGACATTAAAATAAATAAGGACAGCAGTGTCCCGTTATATTTACAGATTAAAAAACAAATAATAAATTTATTAAAAAGAAATATTTTAAAGGTAGGTGATAAGATGCCTACAGAAAGGGAATTATCTGACAAGCTTAAGGTAAGTAGAAATACCATAAGTACAGCTTATAATGAATTAGAACAGGAAGGTATCTTGAGATCCTATCAGGGAAGAGGAACTTTTGTTGAAGGAGAATTAAATATTTGGAAAATTCAGAATATAAAACAAAAAATAATAAAATTTATAGATCTTGGATTTGAAGAAGCAGTAAGAATAGGAATGGATGTGGATGAATTTTTAGAGGTTATCACTCAAAGAGTAAGAGAAAAAAGAGATTTTATGAGTAAGATAACTGCCATATATGTGGAGTGTAATATTGAACAAGCTGAAATATTTGGAAAACAACTTATGGAAAATACAGATATGAATATAGTTTCTGTTACACTTGAGGATATAAGTAAGGGTAGTAATGAAATTAATAAAGTTATAGAAAAAAGTCAGATTATAATAACTACATTTAATCATGTTAATGAAGTAACTATGTTAACTAAAAAGTTTCAAAAAGAAATAATAGGAGTTTCAATAAATGTAGACTTAGAAACTATAGTTAAGATTGCAAGGTATCCTGAAGAAACTAAGTTTGCATTTATTTGTATATCAAATGAATTCATGTTTAAGGCTAGAGGAGCACTTGAAAAGGCTGGACTTCACAATATAAATATGCAATTTACCAATACCATGAATAAGCAGGAGCTTTTAAAGATAATAAATAGTTCGGATGTATTAGTAGTATCCCCCGGAAGATATAAAGATGTTAAGTTATATGATGTAAATCATAAACATATAATGAAATTTTTATATAATGTAGATGATAATTCTATAAGGGATTTAAAATCAAAAATAATTGAGCTTAAATACAATAAATGA
- a CDS encoding NAD(P)/FAD-dependent oxidoreductase, protein MEHRYDIAIIGSGPAGISAAINAKIRNKDIIIFGNEELSDKLIKAPKISNYIGLPDITGLELKSKFQNHLDVMGINITFEKINSIYAMGQYFALAVNEKMYEAKAVVLATGVEYTKPLKGEQEFLGRGVGYCATCDAPLYKDKTVTVIGYNKEAEKEANYVSELASKVYYIPVYRENPNLKDNVEVIQDKVLEIYGTDKVERVVLKYKSISTDGVFVLKSSIAPDQLMPGLILETGHIKVDVNMRTNIEGCFAAGDCTGKPYQYMKAVGQGQIAALNAVSYLDK, encoded by the coding sequence TTGGAACATAGATATGATATTGCCATAATAGGCAGTGGCCCTGCCGGAATTTCTGCAGCTATTAATGCTAAGATAAGGAATAAAGATATTATTATTTTTGGCAATGAAGAACTTAGCGATAAATTGATCAAGGCTCCTAAGATCAGCAATTATATTGGATTGCCAGATATAACAGGATTGGAGTTAAAAAGTAAATTCCAAAATCATTTGGATGTTATGGGAATAAACATAACATTTGAAAAAATAAATTCTATATATGCTATGGGACAATATTTTGCTCTTGCAGTTAATGAAAAGATGTATGAGGCAAAGGCAGTTGTACTGGCTACAGGTGTAGAATATACAAAACCTTTAAAAGGGGAACAAGAATTTCTAGGCAGAGGAGTAGGCTATTGTGCAACCTGTGATGCACCTCTTTATAAAGATAAAACAGTCACTGTTATTGGTTACAATAAAGAAGCGGAAAAAGAAGCCAACTATGTAAGTGAACTTGCAAGTAAAGTATATTATATACCTGTATATAGGGAAAATCCTAATTTAAAAGATAATGTGGAAGTGATACAAGATAAAGTCTTAGAGATATATGGTACAGATAAAGTAGAAAGAGTCGTTCTAAAGTATAAATCAATAAGTACAGATGGAGTTTTTGTATTGAAAAGCAGTATTGCACCAGATCAGCTTATGCCAGGACTTATCCTAGAAACAGGGCATATAAAAGTAGATGTAAATATGAGAACAAATATAGAGGGATGTTTTGCAGCAGGGGATTGTACAGGAAAACCATATCAGTATATGAAAGCTGTAGGTCAGGGACAGATAGCTGCACTTAATGCTGTTTCATATCTGGATAAATAA
- a CDS encoding DUF4652 domain-containing protein, translating to MKSKKVNFLICLSLMVLALSFTACSSDKNTSSNKVNTNTSSNNNDKKVNSDTAAVDTKDKNNEQTTQNNGSSSSTAKNTSGINFIKKQLDSSTEITFNTDWKNSEDGSYSACIEGKGSEALEEGIGKIIIKSGQNLYSYEIENNTQISPKYIEWADGKNLFVVVASSHGTLAKGGDLYMLNVNTGEVSLLIKDSNKKQQIMSVQKDGNNINLKVNIYDDDAYNESHVEDWVITPFNTSLSGKIEVKNSDGKVVYKINE from the coding sequence GTGAAATCTAAAAAAGTGAATTTTCTAATATGCTTGTCTTTGATGGTTTTAGCTTTATCATTTACAGCTTGTTCTTCTGATAAAAATACTTCTTCTAATAAGGTAAATACTAATACTTCTTCTAATAACAATGATAAAAAGGTAAACTCAGATACTGCAGCTGTTGATACTAAGGATAAAAATAATGAACAAACAACACAAAATAATGGTTCTTCCTCAAGTACTGCCAAAAATACAAGTGGAATAAATTTTATAAAAAAACAATTGGATAGTAGTACGGAAATAACCTTTAATACTGATTGGAAAAATTCAGAAGATGGAAGTTATAGTGCTTGTATAGAGGGCAAGGGCAGTGAAGCTTTAGAAGAAGGTATAGGAAAAATAATAATAAAAAGTGGACAAAATCTTTATAGTTATGAAATAGAGAATAATACTCAAATATCACCTAAATATATAGAATGGGCTGATGGAAAAAACCTATTTGTAGTCGTAGCATCTTCTCATGGAACACTAGCAAAAGGAGGAGATTTGTATATGCTTAATGTAAATACAGGAGAAGTTTCGCTTTTAATAAAGGATTCAAATAAAAAACAACAGATAATGTCTGTACAAAAAGATGGAAATAATATAAATTTGAAAGTGAATATTTATGATGATGATGCATATAATGAATCTCATGTAGAAGATTGGGTTATTACTCCCTTTAATACAAGCTTAAGTGGCAAGATAGAAGTTAAAAATTCTGATGGGAAAGTAGTATATAAGATAAATGAATAA
- a CDS encoding Fe-S-containing hydro-lyase, translated as MEKNITCPLTEEKVKSLKVGDSVLISGTIYTARDAAHKRLIKLIEEGKELPIDIKDSIIYYAGPTPEKPGNIIGSVGPTTSYRMDSFTPMLLDKGLRGMIGKGLRSKEVIESIKKNRGIYFAAIGGAAAIIAKCVKKVEVVAYEDLDSEAIRKLEVKDFPVIVVIDSEGNNLYEIGKKNYLNFNSSEI; from the coding sequence ATGGAAAAAAATATTACATGTCCTTTAACAGAGGAAAAAGTTAAAAGTTTAAAAGTGGGAGATAGTGTGTTAATATCTGGAACCATATATACTGCCAGGGATGCTGCTCATAAAAGACTGATAAAATTAATAGAGGAAGGTAAAGAGCTTCCTATAGATATAAAAGATTCCATAATATATTATGCAGGACCTACTCCTGAAAAACCAGGCAATATTATAGGGTCTGTAGGTCCAACCACTAGCTATAGGATGGATTCTTTCACACCTATGTTATTAGACAAAGGGTTAAGGGGAATGATAGGAAAAGGTCTTAGGTCAAAAGAGGTTATAGAATCTATAAAAAAGAATAGAGGTATTTATTTTGCTGCTATAGGAGGTGCGGCAGCAATTATAGCAAAATGTGTAAAAAAAGTGGAAGTAGTGGCCTATGAAGATTTGGATTCAGAAGCTATAAGAAAATTGGAAGTAAAAGATTTCCCTGTAATTGTAGTGATAGATTCAGAAGGAAATAATTTATATGAGATAGGGAAAAAAAATTACTTAAACTTTAATAGTTCTGAAATTTAA
- a CDS encoding cell wall hydrolase: protein MKKFFCFIIFSLLLLTLSVKVSAEEANNDNSMLFNQQDEIVQVFNYSNQKIYITQDDVDLMAKVVYAESNSEPFEGQVAVASVILNRVQYPEFPKTIQGVIKQKGAFSCVKNGDINVTPNQNSYTAVAQALKGVDPTGRSTFFYNPKIATSEWMKNINKRNIKYIGNHVFFVVN, encoded by the coding sequence TTGAAAAAATTTTTTTGTTTTATAATTTTTTCGTTATTACTACTAACACTCTCTGTAAAAGTAAGCGCAGAGGAAGCTAACAATGATAATTCTATGTTATTTAATCAGCAAGACGAGATTGTGCAGGTATTTAATTACTCTAACCAAAAGATATACATAACTCAGGATGACGTGGACCTAATGGCTAAAGTGGTTTATGCCGAAAGTAATTCTGAACCTTTTGAAGGCCAGGTAGCTGTGGCATCTGTAATATTAAACAGAGTGCAATATCCTGAATTTCCAAAGACAATACAAGGCGTCATAAAACAAAAAGGAGCTTTTTCTTGTGTAAAAAATGGAGATATAAATGTAACTCCAAACCAAAATAGCTACACTGCAGTAGCGCAGGCATTAAAAGGAGTGGATCCCACAGGAAGATCTACTTTCTTTTATAATCCAAAGATAGCTACATCAGAGTGGATGAAAAATATTAATAAGAGAAATATTAAATATATAGGAAACCATGTGTTTTTTGTAGTAAATTAA
- the citX gene encoding citrate lyase holo-[acyl-carrier protein] synthase, whose translation MGIDLTVNDFNAKGGINKGKNDDNINKNEVASDVEGELIKSIYMNCISENYNGIDAIIDKEYTRDDIIKDKKERECRRKWLIKDYLAPLLSMKVNYPGICKNNCVSFGIMKIFCSLVINEFKDRIMYKDLQVTSEGPILTLVINGDVCNIKRRVIGIEENHILGKYIDIEVYNSDGTKVNRKNLGFKPKKCYMCDEELSDCINDKRHDVNEMKQCIKNELEKYLKNNEFKN comes from the coding sequence ATGGGTATTGATTTAACTGTAAATGATTTTAATGCTAAAGGTGGCATAAATAAAGGGAAAAATGATGATAATATAAATAAAAATGAAGTTGCTAGTGATGTAGAGGGAGAACTTATTAAATCCATATATATGAATTGTATTTCAGAGAATTATAATGGAATAGATGCAATTATAGATAAGGAATATACTAGAGATGATATTATTAAAGATAAAAAAGAAAGAGAATGTAGGAGAAAATGGCTTATAAAGGATTATTTAGCACCTCTGCTCTCTATGAAAGTCAACTATCCAGGAATTTGTAAGAATAATTGTGTGAGCTTTGGAATAATGAAGATATTTTGCAGTTTGGTAATTAATGAATTTAAAGATAGAATAATGTATAAAGATTTACAAGTAACAAGTGAAGGTCCTATACTGACCTTAGTTATTAATGGTGATGTCTGTAATATAAAGAGAAGGGTTATCGGTATAGAAGAAAATCACATCTTGGGAAAATATATTGATATAGAAGTATATAATAGTGATGGAACTAAGGTTAACAGAAAAAATCTTGGATTTAAACCTAAGAAATGCTATATGTGTGATGAAGAACTTTCGGATTGCATAAATGATAAAAGGCATGATGTAAATGAAATGAAACAGTGCATAAAAAATGAACTTGAAAAGTATTTAAAGAACAATGAATTTAAAAATTAA